tttcaaggtgatcaaaaattaatagtcatgtcaacaatcaattgtttaaattcaagtttttgtaatttaaaataacgcataaaatatgagtttaaagatcaaatggtaaattacttccgattggcatgaaaattggcatgcatgttaagaacatatagaaaatgagatccaacagttggattttcaaaatttgaattcaacaataagttattggttggtgtaacattttttagagttacatcaagggTAACTTGGAATCTAacgctatatttcttaattcgatgtgaattttgacaaatctaccgttagattacattatcttcatatattttttacgcatgcaaaatttcaaggtgatcaaaaattaatagttatgttatcaattaattgtttaaattcaagtttttgtaatttaaaataacgcataaaagatgagtttaaagatcaaatagtaaattacacccgattggcatgaaaattggcatgcatgttaagaacaaatataaaatgtgatccaacggttggatttttaaaatatgaattcaacaataagttattggttggtatgatattttttagagttacatcaagtgtaacttgaacccaaccctatatttcttaattcaatgtgaattttgacaaatctaccgttatattacattatcttcatatatttttcaagcatacaaaattttaaggtgatcaaagattaatagtcatgtcatcaatcaattatttaaattccagtttttgtaatttaaaataacgtaaaaaagatgagtttaaagatcaaatggtaaattacacccgatcggcatgaaaattggcatgcatgttaagaacaaatataaaatgtgatccaacggttagattttcaaaatgtgaattcaacaataagttattggttgatgtaacattttttagagttacatcaagtgtaattAGAACCCAacgatatatttcttaattcgatgtgaattttgacaaatgtaccgttagattacattatcttcatctatttttcatgcatacaaaatttcaaggtgatcaaagattaatagtcatatcatcaattaattgtttaaatttaagtttttgtaatttagaataacgcataaaagatgagtttaaagatcaaatggtaattacacccgattggcatgaaaattggcatgcattttaaaaataaatagaaaatatgatccaacggttggattttcaaaatatgaattcaacaataagttattggttggtgtaacattttttagagttacatcaagtgtaactagAACCCAacgatatatttcttaattcgatgtgaattttgacaaatctaccgttggattacattatcttcatatatttttcatgcttaaaaaatttcacgGTGATCAatgattaatagctatgtcatcaattaattgtttaaattcaagttttcgtagtttaaaataaggcataaaagatgagtttaaagatcagagggtaaattacatccaattagcaagaaaattgacatgcatgttaagagcaaatagaaaatgtgatccaacggttggattttcaaaatatgaattcaacaataagttattggttggtgtgacattttttagagttacatcaagtgtaacttgaacccaaccctatattttttaattcgatgtgaattttgataaatctaccgttagattacattatcttcatatatttttcatgcttaaaaaatttcacagtgatcaaagattaatagccatgtcatcaatcaattgtttaaattcaagttttcgtagtttaaaataaggcataaaagatgagtttaaataTCAAAgagtaaattacatccgattggcaagaaaattgacatacatgttaaaaaaaaatagaaaatatgatccaacgattggattttcaaaatatgaattcaacaataagttattggttagtgtaacattttttagagttacatcaagtgtaactagAATCCAacgatatattttttaattcgatgtgaattttgacaaatttaccgttagattacattatcttcatatatttttcatacatacaaaatttcaaggtgatcaaagattaatagtcatgtcatcaatcaattatttaaattcaagtttttgtaatttaaaataacgcataaaagatgagtttaaagatcaaatggtaaattacatccgattggcatgaaaattagcatgcatgctaaaaacatatgaaaaataggatccaacggttggattttgaaaatatgaaatcaataataagttattggttcatgtatcattttttagagttacatcaagtgtagcttgaacctaaccctatatttcttaattcgatgtgaattttgacaaatctaccgttagattacattattctcatatatttttcatacttaaaaaatttcaaggtgataaaatattaataaccatgtcatcaatcaattgtttaaattcaagtttttgtcgtttaaaataacgcataaaagatgagtttaaagatcaaatggtaaattacatccgattggcatgaaaattggcatgcatgctAAAAACATATGTAAAATAggatccaatggttggattttgaaaatatgaaatcaacaataagttattggttcatgtaacattttttagagttacatcaagtgtaacttgaacctaaccctatatttcttaattcgatgtgaattttgacaaatctaccattagattacattattctcatatatttttcatacttaaaaaatttcaaggtgatcaaatattaataaccatgtcatcaatcaattgtttaaattcaagtttttgtcgtttaaaataacgcataaaagatgagtttaaagatcaaatggtaaattacatccaattgacatgaaaattggcatgcatgttaagaacatatagaaaatatgatccaatggttggattttcaaaatatgaattcaacaataagttattgatttgtgtaacattttttaaagttacattaagtgtaacttgaacctaaccctatatttcttaatttgatgtgaattttgaaaaatctaccgTCAGATtaaattatcttcatatatttgtcatgcttacaaaatttcaaggtgatcaaatattaatagctGTAGGTGCTTAAGAATTTTTTGCCTTTGACTTTGGctttggcttgattgccttgcCTTGCCTTGCCTTGGCATGAATTCTtgttgtcccacattggaaagatctctTTCCTCTTCATGCCATATAAGGCATGAACCAATGGATGAAGAGTACCACTAGTTTGGCTTCTACTCTTTCGTCTTCCAACGATCCCTTCGTCTCTCCACTGGTACGCTACCTATTCTCTCCTTATTTCCTTCCtaatttctctatttctttccatttctcattctttaaattaaattacAGATTATCACTCCCAACTCTACGGCTTATGCTCCGCCTCACCCTGGCTCTCCAAATTCACTCATCGTTCCAATGtattaactctctctctctctctctctctctctctctttttcttttaaattcctaatttttatgtatatgtTTAGGATATGTCAGATGCGCAATGGAGGAACTTTTGAGCGAATTTACCGATTCTTACAATCGTTTTTGCGATTTTCGGTTTGGCCGTCAATGCATTCAGAGCCTGTTTTCGACTCAAAGCCAGAGGAATGTCTTTCCTTTGgcttttcatttctttcatttACCTTACTTATTTGCACGGAGCTTGGTATGCCTGCCAACCTTTCTCCACATttcttcaactctctctctctctctgtgtttttatcattctttctttctttggcaGCATTGTGTTCATCTTAGCAATCGCTTTGCTTAATTATCTTCTAGTTGAGGTGCGTTTTCTTCTGCCTTCACCTCCATTTTCCTGTTTGTTAGGCTATAACATCttattttttgctcttttttacTATCAAAGTTCCTGTCTTTGCCCATTTTCATAAACTTGCTTTCTGATTATTATGTCATTCTAACATTTTAAATTTCACCAATGCTGTAACTTTAATGAGACCACAACacttcacaataaattataagcaGTAGATTGTTACTGGTGGGcgaaaaattaatttcaatggtGGTTTCAATtcagaaccaataacaacttaccacctaattgttttgaaaatgttgttgaCGTAATACTTCTTGACTTGAATAGGTTTCATATTTGTAAAAACTGACTCTAAATTTAGGGTTTCTATTTatgcttgtttttcttttccatttgattttgcaaaattttaggACTTAGTTAAGTTCATCATTACATAAGAGTGACAAATGTGTCTTTTTTTgttccctcctttttttttaactcgcATGCTATGTTATATTAGATTAGTGATCTCTTCCTTTCAATTGGTTATTGTAGCTTTCATTGTAATTGTTATCGACTGAAGTTTCTAATTCTGCTTGTATTTTACTAGACTTATATTTTTGCAGATATTTGCACGAAAGAACTACTTCTTACTTGTACTCTGGagttttaatatcttttttcttatatGCAATCGCGTTTATGAAGGATATTCATTCTCCATAATAGGGTAAGTTCTATTAGCTTGGTTATTAAATACTCATGTACTTTTGAATATATCTTAAGTGCAAGTTATTATGTGATATCTACTCAACACAGTTCCGTTTGTATATTGTCCCTAGGCAACAGTGGGCTTACTTGGACAACTTCCGAGGCACCTTTAGATGGCATATTTGCTGTAACTTTGGTATTTCCTTACATCTTCATTTGTTGGGATATTAGTTCCAAAATTATGCTTTTATTCTGATTCTTGATTCAATTAATAAGTAAACCACACTAGTTGTTTTTGCTTTGAGTTATCAATGGAAGAAAGGTTTTCATTTACGATGAAGCATAATGCAAAATAATAGGTTCTACTTGTAGATATTGAGACTTCAGCAACTATTCTATTGTTTCTTTATATggctttgtttaatttttttgacagttGTTTTGCGCATGATAAGCTTTGGATATGATTACCATTGGGCAGATCAAGATTCTCGTTTTGATCAAGAGGTATTTGTTTCTCTCTGACTTCCATTTTCcacctttcttttttccttcttcttattttatgGGATTGCTTGCTCTATGCTTAATAGGCATGTAGTTCTTTTTAAAGGATTCTTACCTTGTCTACTAGGAGATCAACACAATCTGCTAAGTTTGTGGCAATGACAGTTTCATTCTCTAAAAACTGTTCCACAATAATGGCCAAAACACCCTAAACTGGTGTATCTTTATGCGTTAACGCATCTTGCTATATGGTacctataaaaaattatatgcatCTCTCTTTATGGTTTGAATCCCAAAGAATTTGAATccttgactctctctctctctctctctctatgagAAAATTTTTGTGCTTCGTTGTTGTGAAATTTCATTGTTATTCAATATGAGATTAATATCTAAAAACTCTGTCCTTAGGGTTTCAAAGAAGAAATCTCAAATTTCACACTCTTTGTCAATCGCTGCCTTCCGAAAGGTAAAACAACGAATCTCAAACCCTCACTTCTCTATCAGATCTTCAAGATTCTTCTTCGtatatatattctctctctcttttttttttttttttttcctcgttGTTCTTTTTGGTTCCCGAGAAAATAGAGGAAAATATTGTGATCTGGGTAATTTTGTTCCTGGGTTTGagtttcttttataaaaaatttactttttcttctcttctgaTAACAGTTTTCTCCACTTCGAAATAAACTTTTTGTAATGCAAGGAACGCTATTGTGCTTTGAGTCTGATGCATTGCAGTTGCAGAAGAACAACAAATTTTGATCTTGGTGAGTTTTCCTTCTCAGCTAGCCTTCACTTTTcgtgtattctttttttttgtttttgttttttcttcttctattatgGTTATAAACTGAGTATTTGTACACTTTTCCATACATATTAATTGAAAGCTATGGTGAAACCGATGAAAAATGGCCTTATCTTTAATGGGTTTCTTTGTTTACAAAAGAAAGAGCAACCCCAATTGAAAAGGGGAttgcttttgctttgatttgcATATGCTCACTGTTTACAGATTGTGGTGATTATTGATTCAGATGTGTTTTATTGGGTTTTCTTAGATTCTTGTTGACAAAAATATGGCATGGGAGGGAAAAAGAATCCTCTTTTTGAATAAAAAGTGAAGATGGGAAAACCCTTTTGCTTCCAATTATATTTCCAAAGATGTTATCTTGGGTTTTGTATTGTTGATTGGGTTCTTATTAGTAATTAGTCTGGATAAGTGTCGATTgtgaaaaatcaataaatatttaaaaggcaAACTAAGCAAGTTTGTTCTTTCAACTTGGATGATTAATACagttcttttatatattttggtttttaGCTTTGTTTAGGATTAGTTTCGAGCTGTTGCTGGGTTTTCTTTACATGCTAATGaaggaatttcttttttggctaaatcTCTCACAAGTTTTTATGAATCTTAATTAGATTATAGGCAATTGCCCATGTTTGATTTTGCAAGATTGGATTTGGATTGGAATTTCAGTATTTAAAGCTCTGGCTTTTTCTCTGAAACTACTATcttgaaaattcaaatcaaatccaaattcatTGGCATGTAAAGCAACCAAATATGATCTTGGAACTACAGATTCCCTTTCCATGCATCCAAATAAAGTCTTACGATTGTTCTTAATGGCATTTGCTTGCATTTGTTTGGATTTATCCTTTACAACGAAAACATGGTTGCAGGTAAACAGGAACTACAGGGGAAAATACTCATTGCTCATATTGATATTTGGCCAATGTGAGTCCTTCCACTTTCTATATAACGTATTTCGTGAATGCTAATACGCTTTAGGAGTGATTGCAAACAACAAGAATTTTATATGTTCGTGAAGTTTCCAATTATGCTTGGTTTGCATTGTCCATGATCTTTCTTTGTCTCCCTGTCAAAGATAATGGGCAGCGACTGTATCGGAGGCTATTGGCTTTGGGAGCCAGCGGAGGGAGCTCTAAATAGGGTTGTTTGGTGTCAACCCAAATGTCATATTTACATAGAAGAAAACTATTTGCcatacataaattaaaaatttatacagGCACATGGTTATGAACACAATCTGTTACCTAATATTGTAATTCCAGCACAGAAACCCACAACTTGAATCTAATTTACATTGAAAACCCAACAACGCATACATAAAGACATAGGTTAGCACTGgaactaacaaaaaaataaaataaaaaaagaatttggtAGGAAGAAGAAATGTAACTTTAGCAGGAGCCATTGCAGTTTTGAATAATTCCAGCATATTAAAATAGCCTTAATAAATCAAATCCTTTCATTGGACATATACGTTAAAATGTACGATGTGAAGTAAGAAAGACGACATATAATTTGGCCTGTTTTTTTGTTAACATAGATCTCTCTATTGGCTTTACTAGTTCTTTAAGTAGGCTTGGAATATGAAGCTAATTTTGTTCTCTACTGGGTGGCAGATTAATGTGACAATATATGATTGGGATATAATTGGGAAAAGCACTGTTCTTGGTTTGGTGACCGTTCAAGTTAAAAGTGAAGGTCAAACTGGTGCAGTATGGCATACATTGGATAGCATGTCAGGGCAGgtatcttccttttttttttcttttttttttcttttttttttttttttttttttttttttttttttttatggtttcaCTTTAATAGTGTTTTAACATCATTGATCATACTTTATAGAGACCAACACAACTCTGGTATTTACTTGGCAGGTTTGTCTGGACATTAGAACAATAAAACTGTCCGCAAATTCTCTCAGGTAGCTTTTTGTTGtaccttttttaaaaatgttttgcaTTTAATTATATTGGTTGACTCATCaatctctccttctctctctctaaatatagacacacacatatGTAATCCCAAATTGAACTGTTTTTGGGGTACATGGCTTTGTACTTGTGCAGAGAAATGTACCCTCgttttggaaattttatgtGTTTTGTATCCTGGAAATTGTTatagaatatttttatattgtttgtaCTTTAATCTTGTTAAATTTGTGATGCAATCCTTCTAGATAGTTAGCACATATTTCATTTAACTTGACTCCATATTATGTATAGTAATGATGCAGTAGCCTGATGTATTAACATTACTCATTAGCTTACAGCAGCAGCAGTAGCAGTTAGAAGAATAATCTAGTAGTTTTAGTGTGAAATTGTAATAAGCAACTTTAAGTAACAACTAGAGTTAGCTAGAGCTTTGCTAACTCAATTAGTTAGCAACTAAGGCTGTTAGCTAGAAGTTAGTAATTATGTTAGCAGTTTGTACAGCTGGCATTAGGCCCTGTGCTGAGTAAGTTAAATTCCGTAGAAGTTAGTACTTAAGCATGGCATGTATAAATATCCATAAGCTGTACAAATTATTCAGTTTTGAATGCAATTACATAGATTAGCCTAGTGCTATTTtcaagagatgtattatgttgtatttttgttcattgttgTGCTCCTAATGTCTTAGTGGAGTGAAAATTATTACAGgttatttttaatagaaatgtGGTTTTAGAACCTAGGagggaccaaaaaaaaaaaaaaaaacctatagcagCGGGCAAAACCGCCGCTAAAAGGTACATAGGGTATGATGTTCAtgaagccctatagcggcgggCTTATCCTGCCGCTAAAGGACACTTGACTCGAATGGCAACCTCATATGGCGGCGGTTTTTAGCCCGCCGCAATAAACTAAAACCGCCGCTAAATGACAGATCTATTGCGGCGCTTTTTGCGACCGCCGTAATTGACCTATAGCGGCACTACAGCACTGGCGGGACAGCCCGCCGCAATAGCACCCGCTGCTATAGGTCAAATGTACCTTTAGCGGCGGTTTTTGGGCTTTAGCGGCGCTTTTGGCCCGCCGCAATAGCCCAGTAGCCCAATAGTACAAATTTATTAAGGATGATAGaaatgcttcttcttcttcatcattcaGCTCCTCAATGagtttttttctcatataaGCTTACTAATATTGTAAAAGCAGCTAATCATAATATCATATGTAACTCGGTGCTAGCTCCCGAATTAGGGAGGGTTGAGTACCAAGAAGTGAAATCGGGTTGGGATAAAACCAGATAAAatctcaaattctaaatttatgtacaaaaataaaataaaagttaaaaatatataaaacttacAGATTGAGATGAAAATGAATATGATAAATGTGACATCAACAacctaacaaataaattttttaattatatttttattttatatttagagtATTATTTATATAGTAGGATTTGTAATACTTTTAACGtcatttgaaaaaagaaaaagaaaaagtgagctATTTGTTACATTCTCACAGGGAGAATGTGTTAATCACTTTCCTATTCCCTCAACAGCTCTACACAGAATTACCAGGCCATGTCTTTACATTAAATTCAAACTATCATGAGGTAAAGTCAGAGTCCTATGATGCTCTCATTATACCTGGTGGCCGGTTCACGGAGCTCCTCAGCATCAACGAAATGGCATTGAGCATTGTAAAAGAATTTGCTGAAGCAGGAAAACCTATAGCCACTACATGTCATAGCCAACTCATGTTAATCTCAGCGGGTCTCTTGAAAGGCAAGAAGTGCTTTGCATTTCCTAGCTTAAAGCCCATAATTGAGTTTGCAGGTGGGAATTGGTGGGCAAGACCAGCTGAAAATCCATTAGGAATTGACATTACTGCATGTGTTATGGATGGAAACATTTTGAGTACTATTGGGTGGCCTACACATGCTGAATATCTTGAAATTCTTCTACGATCCATTGGAGCAAAAATCACAAGAACTCGGGATAATGCAGTGCTTTTTCTATGTGGGGTAAGCCTAAATTGATGCAAATCATTCCCACCTTAAATGAAAATGACAGGAATCAATGTGATCGAATTTGTTCTTTGGTGGTCCAGACAGTCAAGTGTATATACAAACAGACAGAGACACTTGCATAAACAAGGTCATGTTAATTCAATTTGATTTAGCATTAAGTTGGATTCATGCTCAGAATCgcacaaaaattatttaactttgcTATATTTGCTTCAGAACCCCATCTTGTGTGATATTAAAAAGTTACACCTAAGTTTGGTAGCCTTATCAACAAagtcataaaagaaaaaggaaaaagggcaTATATATGTCCATTCTAAACCCTATGCTTTAGGAGtggttttaaattaaaacttattgtttcacaagttttaaattaaaccTTGGAATTTAAGATTGTTACAAATTATAAACCtagatttttcttgttttcaaaacaaacgTTGGATTATTGTATCAATTTAAACTCTCTAACAAACATGAAAACCAAACCTAAAAGGTTAGGGTTtaagttaatttgattttaaaagcatgaagttcaatttgaaactaacaaaactatatataaagttaaatttgtaatattcatAAATTTCAGAGTTtgaaattatatgatttaatttgaaactatCACAGAAAAAAATGTAGCCTTAATTCTATGCCACATTTTGCTGCATACACTCTACATTGTATTATATACTAGAATTTGCATAATTAGTATTTACTTTTTACTTATGAGTTATATGCCTTTTATTTATAAGTGAAgctaatatttttgttttgtttttggttactGTCATTATTTCAAGGATTTTGTAGAAGATTATGAGATATATGTGCCATTTAAAGCACTGCAAAGCTTGGGTTACAAGGATGATGCTATTAGCCCAAGtaagaaagagggagagagctGTTTCACTGCAATTATGACGACGAGGGAACAAGCAAGGTCAGCAGTGAGAAGCGCGACCATAACTTCGTCTTGACAGCCAAATGGAATGATATCTGTGTATACAATTACGATTGTGTTGTGGTGCCTGGAGGGAGGTCCCCAGAGTTTCTGGTCATGAACAAGAATGTGGTTACTTTAGTGAAGGAATTTGAGGAAAAGAACAAAGTCATTGCTGGGATTGGCCAAGGGTTATGGCTCCTGGCTGCTGCTGGAGTTCTCAAGGTGAATTTCTAATAAGCTATCATAATTCTCACAAActctttattttgataaatgcACATGATAATGCACATTTTAGTTAGTTTTttatgcttctcaaaaaaaaaaaaaaaaaaattattcttaggtaaattatatttatatgttaagaGTAGTTTCTAGTTAAGTCTATAGTTTTAAAGGTTTCAAAGAAAATCATGAATTTTAAGACtatttcaaattaaaccttGTAGTTTCGTTAGTATCAAATGAATCCTATAGttttaaaataacattagtTTAATTATTAGAATTTCCGAATTTGATTGGGAGTGtaaaattaatatgattttaaGAGTTCtgaatttgatttgaaaattgacAAAACTATGGAATTTCCAAACTTAAGATAAAAAAACGAATGGCCTTATTTAACTAAGAGGATAAGACCTCCAATTGATGGCTactataattataaaaataaataaaaattctttcatATTGTCATATTtggtcaaatattttttttcctcaattaagAATTATAGTTGCTGTTCTTCATCACCAGTGGAGCCCTCCAGAGTACCCATTCTTCAAGGCAAACTTCGATGCTGCGGTATTCAAGACCAGCTCCTCGGCAGGTATTGGTGTGATCATTCAAGACGGCATGGGAGAAGCAATTGGAGCTCTAACGATGCCAATCCCTTTAGCCAACTCTGTGGCAACCATGGAAGCCTTGGCTTGTCACAGGGCGGTGCTGTT
The sequence above is drawn from the Quercus lobata isolate SW786 chromosome 12, ValleyOak3.0 Primary Assembly, whole genome shotgun sequence genome and encodes:
- the LOC115971487 gene encoding putative membrane-bound O-acyltransferase C24H6.01c, whose protein sequence is MSFLWLFISFIYLTYLHGACIVFILAIALLNYLLVEIFARKNYFLLVLWSFNIFFLICNRVYEGYSFSIIGQQWAYLDNFRGTFRWHICCNFVVLRMISFGYDYHWADQDSRFDQEGFKEEISNFTLFVNRCLPKVFSTSK